One Marmota flaviventris isolate mMarFla1 chromosome 16, mMarFla1.hap1, whole genome shotgun sequence DNA segment encodes these proteins:
- the LOC114104763 gene encoding NUT family member 2G: MGVLPAVGNPPSALAPTPCPAGAPTEAGAVGAAWERALPANHVRMREGCRRDPLREHQCDYMSSVKQCKTDGVMLKLNGKVLTKTSASQRPDMNFNPGVHMSEFRGLPFLPAAPVPTHQPFWEPPLAPRVTAPISQGNPLVLSAYPGQPYVPGLSTFGQRGPQLRPEGPPHIHNIAHTQAPLNPSGAFCGGVEHPGPFLVAPSGLRTTVPASASGGIQNYGGNCHLGLSPPAPPPFTDLAPIIFPMNACQWPGTEYGEGALPTFQAAVPPDDSSGPQSNYEDFRRWQRFKTLVRRHLPQTLDVEALSCFLIPVLRTLSELEPTISMEEALWKGVQEWQRTSNFDRVAFYETAEKYMEFEAAEEMEDPRMQLSGVFQCQPPSVSLRRDFPRPPAPKAVQQPVCNSRKTTPKAQCAHSVPAKRKAPETKMCETKVPEEIPPEVIQELMDILDELVGPTNIATWEPFHLSIEGIAANLGEEGLEHQPTEDDLYPDPSLLSYIDEGFVNKDPRASEAAASQGAEKRRHCTDHGVCTQNWPPEVASQDVKRRRATEPELLGPKDTAILPSCQVSPSLGAIQSNHPPQDHKSSSPNLRGKGAGGHRGATSSGGPHETANGFSVDDGLQCLDFLLVSQHRLLPWALCQSQGPRMEPLCSGDQAPQAPPAQTGSLLPHPPPAAMSKKSALTGRSRKVEKMPCPRPPLEVTGGKDLHLKQVRTSQPQKRKCKAPGNSKKKRRLYEQ, from the exons TGTGATTATATGAGCAGTGTGAAGCAGTGCAAGACTGATGGGGTAATGCTGaagctcaatggcaaagtgctGACCAAGA CATCTGCATCCCAGAGACCAGACATGAACTTCAATCCTGGTGTCCACATGTCTGAGTTCCGGGGCCTGCCCTTTCTTCCAGCTGCCCCTGTGCCAACACACCAGCCATTCTGGGAGCCGCCCCTGGCACCACGGGTGACTGCACCCATCTCCCAGGGTAACCCTCTGGTGCTGTCCGCTTACCCTGGACAACCATATGTGCCGGGGCTGTCCACCTTTGGACAACGTGGGCCACAACTGAGGCCAGAAGGGCCTCCTCATATTCATAACATTGCCCACACTCAGGCACCCCTCAACCCCTCAGGGGCCTTCTGTGGGGGTGTGGAGCATCCTGGTCCATTCCTCGTGGCACCTTCTGGCCTAAGGACCACTGTGCCTGCTTCAGCCAGTGGGGGAATCCAGAACTATGGGGGCAACTGTCACCTGGGCCTTAgtcccccagcaccaccaccattTACAGACCTGGCCCCCATCATCTTCCCAATGAATGCCTGCCAATGGCCAGGTACAGAGTATGGGGAGGGCGCACTGCCCACCTTCCAGGCTGCAGTGCCACCAGATGACTCCAGTGGACCTCAGAGCAACTATGAAGATTTCAGGCGCTGGCAGCGTTTCAAGACCTTGGTCCGCAGGCACCTTCCTCAGACTCTAGATGTGGAAGCACTTTCTTGCTTCCTCAT CCCAGTGCTTCGGACTCTCTCTGAACTGGAGCCCACCATAAGCATGGAGGAGGCCCTGTGGAAGGGTGTGCAGGAATGGCAGCGCACTAGCAACTTTGACCGGGTGGCCTTCTATGAGACTGCAGAAAA GTACATGGAGTTTGAAGCtgcagaggagatggaggatcCAAGGATGCAGCTGTCAGGGGTCTTCCAGTGCCAACCTCCTTCTGTATCTCTAAGGAGGGATTTTCCAAGGCCCCCAGCCCCTAAGGCTGTGCAACAACCAG TGTGCAACTCCAGAAAGACCACCCCTAAGGCACAGTGTGCCCACTCAGTACCAGCCAAACGCAAGGCACCAGAGACTAAGATGTGTGAGACCAAGGTGCCAGAGGAGATCCCACCTGAAGTCATCCAAGAGCTCATGGACATCCTGGATGAGCTAGTCGGGCCTACCAACATTGCCACGTGGGAGCCGTTTCACTTGTCTATAGAAGGTATTGCTGCAAACTTGGGAGAGGAAGGACTGGAGCATCAGCCAACGGAGGATGATTTATATCCAGATCCAAGTCTCCTGAGCTACATTGATGAGGGCTTTGTCAACAAG GACCCAAGAGCTTCCGAGGCAGCTGCCAGCCAAGGAGCAGAGAAACGTAGACACTGCACTGACCACGGGGTCTGCACGCAGAACTGGCCCCCGGAGGTGGCTTCCCAGGACGTGAAGAGGCGCAGGGCCACAGAGCCAGAACTGCTGGGTCCAAAGGACACTGCTATCCTCCCGAGCTGTCAAGTGTCTCCTTCACTGGGGGCCATCCAGTCCAACCATCCACCCCAGGACCACAAATCCTCCTCCCCAAACCTGAGGGGGAAAGGTGCTGGTGGTCACAGAGGAGCCACTTCTTCTGGAGGGCCACATGAGACAGCCAATGGCTTCAGTGTAGATGATGGCCTCCAATGCCTGGACTTCCTCCTAGTCTCCCAGCACCGTCTGCTGCCCTGGGCTCTGTGCCAGAGCCAGGGCCCTCGCATGGAACCCCTCTGCTCAGGAGACCAAGcaccccaggccccacctgcccaGACAGGCAGCCTCCTCCCCCATCCTCCTCCAGCTGCCATGTCCAAGAAGAGCGCTCTCACTGGACGCTCCCGCAAAGTGGAAAAGATGCCTTGCCCCAGGCCTCCCCTGGAGGTCACTGGAGGGAAAGACCTGCATCTGAAGCAGGTTCGAACCTCACAGCCTCAGAAGAGGAAGTGCAAGGCACCAGGCAACTCgaagaagaaaaggaggctcTATGAACAGTAG